A genome region from Sphaeramia orbicularis chromosome 19, fSphaOr1.1, whole genome shotgun sequence includes the following:
- the LOC115410362 gene encoding desumoylating isopeptidase 1-like has translation MDQTGCYPVKVYIYDLSRGMARQLSPVLLGKQLDGIWHTAIVVHGKEVFFVGEGINHCPPGSTPLGQPDSIVDLGSTEVSEELFMEYLMSLAESTYRGDTYNLFEHNCNTFTNEVAQFLTANQIPSYITDLPAEVLSTPFGQALRPLLDSIVINPGGSNITGQR, from the exons ATGGACCAAACAGGCTGTTACCCGGTAAAAGTGTATATTTATGACCTGTCCAGAGGAATGGCCCGTCAGCTCAGCCCTGTTTTGCTTG GTAAACAGCTCGATGGTATATG GCACACTGCCATTGTGGTCCATGGAAAGGAGGTGTTCTTTGTTGGAGAGGGCATCAACCATTGTCCACCT GGCAGTACTCCTTTAGGACAGCCGGACTCCATTGTGGACTTGGGATCCACTGAAGTGTCTGAAGAACTCTTTATGGAGTATCTGATGTCACTGGCAGAGTCCACGTACCG AGGTGACACGTACAACTTGTTTGAACACAACTGCAACACTTTCACCAATGAGGTGGCTCAGTTCCTCACAGCCAATCAGATTCCATCATACATCACAGACCTTCCAGCTGAAGTTCTGTCCAC ACCCTTTGGCCAGGCTCTCCGTCCGTTACTGGATTCCATTGTCATAAATCCAGGAGGCAGCAACATCACAGGACAGCGGTAG